A genomic stretch from Desulfotignum balticum DSM 7044 includes:
- a CDS encoding anti-sigma factor family protein, whose product MRCNDILKRLDAWVDRELPPGETRALEEHLAQCPACKKEAQSLVHLARALDELPPLAAPRKLSGQIRQALHALTDPPNLAQWWRHLTLAWRSAVCGATLAGLVCGAVMGTHLAAALDPGSPSTPYQILYHSERLYP is encoded by the coding sequence ATGAGATGCAATGACATTTTAAAACGACTGGATGCTTGGGTGGACCGAGAGCTTCCTCCTGGGGAGACCCGCGCGCTGGAGGAGCACCTTGCCCAGTGCCCGGCATGCAAAAAAGAAGCACAGTCTCTGGTACACCTGGCCCGGGCTCTGGACGAACTCCCACCCCTGGCCGCACCCCGAAAACTCTCCGGGCAGATCCGGCAGGCTCTTCATGCCCTGACAGACCCACCGAACCTGGCCCAGTGGTGGCGTCACCTCACCCTGGCCTGGCGGAGCGCCGTCTGCGGGGCCACCCTGGCAGGCCTGGTCTGCGGAGCGGTCATGGGCACGCACCTGGCTGCCGCCCTGGATCCGGGATCTCCGTCCACCCCTTACCAAATCCTGTATCACAGCGAAAGGCTTTACCCATGA
- a CDS encoding efflux transporter outer membrane subunit yields the protein MKKRGRNNYVNLENQLNPLPSPFKSLCAIAMAAVLFTGCSLFEPETRPGTPLALPAHYQPLYTQADPGPGKWWQAFGSEELNTLVGRALSGNFDIRTALAKVRQAEAAARKAGADLSPSLDYGGGAEKNRQQTKTDAAGSASDQSGTFSANLSAGYELDLWGRLQALHTSEILEYDATREDLEAAAVTVAADVVTSWVAVLSLRRQIAILENQIRMNRQMLKLQELRFLNGQADTLAVSQQREALAQARAVLPTLQQAEEQQRNALAVLLGRAGADSLSISQATLPKLIPLPKAGLPADLLATRPDVRAAGLRLKAVDWQVSAARADRLPSLTLSAEAAVSSSSLDLLFSNWVATLAAAVTGPLFDGERREAEVDRARAEADQVLTAYARTVAQAVQEVEDSLISEKRQGEYLLLLTEQLEASRLTVKTARIQYMNGQDNYLSYLTAWTSAQSLERQLVEEQATQIKNRITLYRTLGGDWTRNLISHTE from the coding sequence ATGAAAAAACGTGGCAGAAACAATTATGTGAATCTGGAAAATCAATTGAATCCATTACCCTCACCATTTAAATCCTTGTGTGCCATTGCCATGGCAGCCGTGCTTTTCACCGGATGCAGCCTGTTTGAACCAGAGACCCGGCCCGGGACCCCGCTGGCCCTGCCGGCACACTACCAGCCCCTGTACACCCAAGCTGACCCGGGCCCGGGAAAGTGGTGGCAGGCTTTTGGCAGCGAAGAACTGAACACCCTGGTGGGCCGGGCACTGTCCGGCAACTTTGATATTAGAACGGCACTGGCCAAGGTCCGGCAGGCAGAGGCTGCCGCCCGGAAGGCCGGAGCGGATCTTTCGCCGTCTCTGGACTACGGCGGTGGTGCGGAAAAAAACCGGCAGCAGACAAAGACCGATGCTGCCGGAAGTGCCAGTGACCAGTCCGGGACATTCAGCGCCAACCTCTCTGCCGGATATGAACTGGACCTGTGGGGACGGCTTCAGGCACTGCATACCTCTGAAATCCTGGAATACGACGCCACCCGGGAAGACCTGGAGGCTGCGGCCGTCACTGTGGCTGCGGATGTGGTCACGTCCTGGGTGGCGGTGTTGTCTTTGCGCCGGCAGATTGCGATCCTGGAAAATCAGATCCGGATGAACCGGCAGATGCTCAAACTCCAGGAACTGCGGTTTCTCAACGGCCAGGCCGATACCCTGGCCGTGTCCCAGCAGCGGGAGGCCCTGGCTCAGGCCCGGGCTGTCCTGCCGACCCTGCAGCAGGCCGAGGAACAACAACGCAATGCCCTGGCCGTTCTGCTGGGCCGGGCCGGGGCCGACAGCCTTTCCATTTCCCAGGCCACTCTGCCGAAACTGATCCCTCTGCCCAAAGCCGGGCTGCCGGCCGATCTTCTGGCTACCCGTCCCGATGTGCGGGCGGCCGGCCTTCGCCTCAAGGCGGTGGACTGGCAGGTGAGCGCGGCCCGGGCAGACCGCCTGCCCTCCCTGACCCTGTCGGCAGAGGCCGCCGTTTCCAGCAGTTCCCTGGATCTGCTATTCTCCAACTGGGTTGCCACTCTTGCCGCCGCAGTCACGGGCCCTCTGTTTGACGGGGAGCGCCGGGAGGCGGAGGTGGACCGGGCCCGGGCCGAGGCTGATCAGGTCCTGACCGCCTATGCCCGGACCGTTGCCCAGGCGGTGCAGGAAGTGGAGGACAGCCTCATATCGGAAAAACGTCAGGGCGAATATCTCCTTCTGCTCACAGAGCAGCTTGAGGCCTCCCGCCTGACCGTAAAGACGGCCCGGATTCAGTACATGAACGGCCAGGACAACTATCTGTCCTACCTCACTGCCTGGACCAGTGCCCAGAGCCTGGAACGTCAACTGGTGGAAGAACAGGCCACCCAGATCAAGAACCGGATCACCCTTTACCGGACCCTGGGCGGCGACTGGACCCGGAACCTCATATCTCACACGGAGTAA
- a CDS encoding ABC transporter permease, with translation MKRSPVFFFLGILLLLAAWHLAASAFSGLVVASPRDTIEAALALLSNGEFWFSHLAVSLRRMGLALCVCVLAGGILGLLGGIFHQVRALVEPVRWMLATVPGVVVVVVFMLWFGMGDLMVISIAASMGAPVIFVNLVDAMGRADENLLAMAKVYRLSFRTKLVKIYIMAAAGPFFSALVIAGGSIVRVSMLAEVLGAGQGVGYCLAVARSRLDTPELYALALISMGVAAGAEAFIFRPLERHMADRAQK, from the coding sequence ATGAAGCGTTCCCCGGTCTTTTTCTTTCTTGGCATCCTGCTTTTGCTGGCAGCCTGGCACTTGGCGGCCTCGGCTTTCTCCGGCCTGGTGGTGGCCTCACCCCGTGATACCATTGAAGCTGCCCTTGCCCTTTTATCCAACGGCGAATTCTGGTTCAGCCACCTTGCGGTGAGCCTCAGGCGCATGGGCCTGGCCCTTTGTGTCTGCGTCCTGGCCGGGGGAATCCTTGGTCTTCTCGGCGGGATATTCCACCAGGTCAGGGCCCTGGTGGAACCGGTTCGCTGGATGCTTGCCACGGTACCGGGCGTGGTGGTGGTGGTGGTATTTATGCTGTGGTTCGGCATGGGGGACCTGATGGTTATCTCCATCGCCGCCTCCATGGGAGCCCCGGTGATCTTTGTCAACCTGGTCGATGCCATGGGCCGGGCAGATGAAAATCTGTTGGCCATGGCCAAGGTGTACCGGCTCAGCTTCAGGACAAAACTGGTAAAAATTTACATCATGGCTGCTGCAGGCCCTTTTTTCTCTGCCCTGGTCATTGCCGGCGGAAGCATTGTCCGGGTCTCGATGCTGGCCGAAGTGCTGGGAGCGGGTCAGGGCGTCGGATACTGCCTGGCTGTTGCAAGAAGCCGGCTGGACACCCCTGAACTATATGCCCTGGCCCTGATCAGCATGGGTGTTGCCGCAGGAGCCGAAGCTTTCATATTCCGCCCTCTGGAGCGGCATATGGCGGACAGAGCGCAAAAATGA
- a CDS encoding RNA polymerase sigma factor — MLGFGYTRLNDEELAGLTARGNEKAFAEILKRHQDAVYGFGLRMLHHPQEAEDAAQETFLRFFKAAGRYQAQASLRTYLLKIMKNLCIDFYRKRKTEPMTGLLEPCEPDTPLNLLEGAVAEKALEAAVAKLPVNQRTALLLRHTEKMTYKEICEVMDLSQGAVESLLVRARKTLRLALSEFF, encoded by the coding sequence ATGTTGGGTTTCGGTTACACCCGCCTCAATGATGAGGAACTGGCCGGGCTCACGGCCCGGGGCAATGAAAAAGCCTTTGCCGAAATCCTGAAGCGCCACCAGGACGCGGTATACGGGTTTGGCCTTCGGATGCTTCACCATCCCCAGGAAGCGGAAGATGCCGCCCAGGAGACTTTCTTAAGATTTTTCAAGGCTGCGGGACGGTACCAGGCCCAGGCATCTCTGCGCACCTATCTTTTGAAAATCATGAAAAACCTCTGTATTGATTTTTACCGCAAAAGAAAAACCGAACCCATGACCGGACTGCTCGAGCCCTGTGAACCGGACACCCCCCTGAACCTGCTGGAAGGGGCCGTTGCTGAGAAAGCATTGGAGGCCGCTGTGGCAAAACTGCCTGTGAACCAGCGTACCGCCCTGCTGTTGCGGCACACCGAAAAGATGACCTATAAAGAAATCTGCGAGGTCATGGACCTGTCCCAGGGCGCAGTGGAATCCCTCCTGGTCCGTGCCCGAAAAACCCTGCGCCTGGCCCTGTCAGAATTTTTCTAA
- a CDS encoding helix-turn-helix transcriptional regulator: protein MNTKVMIQDPVYGFIRFNGEAKTLLHKGGSEILRRVPRNLGQGQFLTLDCRPGMDVCMSRCRFVREYRAEITWPEPRFTFVFCMSGSTRTRNPWCPSPLDMTAGQVHLYYFEEPVLERRVSGREELQAVVVRLSCEGLRYLLETDQEGRVAPALTRAIEQGSLFLNRKMTFAMQYVLFQMFACSHQGMIRRIFLESKAMELVAYTLEQAFGNDDCGSFFPAVLKDEKERILKARDLLIQRLRFPPALPDLARQVGMSHVRLTRGFKKIFGCTVFEYLRQERLAYGRMLLAENKLSITQVAFEAGFCGSSHFASAFQKRFGISPSAFRTGKSRSTNQ from the coding sequence ATGAACACCAAGGTCATGATCCAAGATCCGGTTTATGGATTCATCCGGTTTAATGGAGAAGCAAAGACACTGCTTCACAAGGGTGGCAGTGAAATCCTGAGGCGGGTCCCCCGAAATTTAGGGCAGGGACAGTTTCTTACTCTTGACTGCCGGCCCGGCATGGATGTCTGCATGAGCCGCTGCCGGTTTGTCCGGGAGTATCGGGCGGAAATAACCTGGCCTGAACCCAGGTTCACTTTTGTGTTCTGCATGTCCGGGAGCACCCGGACCCGGAATCCCTGGTGTCCCTCTCCTCTTGATATGACGGCGGGTCAGGTGCATCTTTACTATTTTGAGGAGCCGGTTCTGGAGCGGCGTGTTTCAGGCAGGGAAGAACTTCAGGCAGTGGTTGTTCGTCTGTCGTGTGAGGGGTTGCGGTACCTTCTGGAGACGGATCAGGAGGGGAGGGTGGCTCCCGCTCTGACACGGGCGATAGAGCAGGGTAGTCTTTTTTTGAATCGGAAGATGACTTTTGCCATGCAATACGTACTGTTCCAGATGTTTGCCTGCTCGCATCAGGGCATGATCCGGCGGATTTTTCTTGAGAGCAAAGCCATGGAACTTGTGGCTTATACCCTGGAACAGGCTTTTGGAAATGATGATTGCGGTTCTTTTTTTCCGGCTGTTCTGAAAGATGAAAAGGAACGTATTCTCAAGGCCCGGGACCTGCTCATCCAAAGACTCCGGTTCCCTCCGGCTTTACCCGATCTGGCCCGGCAAGTGGGCATGAGCCATGTTCGCCTGACCCGTGGGTTTAAAAAAATATTCGGATGTACTGTTTTCGAATACCTGAGGCAGGAGCGTCTGGCCTACGGGAGGATGCTGCTGGCTGAAAATAAGTTGAGCATCACCCAGGTTGCCTTTGAGGCCGGGTTTTGCGGCTCCAGTCATTTTGCATCAGCATTTCAAAAACGGTTTGGAATAAGCCCGTCAGCCTTCAGAACCGGGAAATCCAGGTCAACAAATCAGTAA
- a CDS encoding efflux RND transporter periplasmic adaptor subunit: MPDNIQRELTFPGKVFRALLPLLLILVGGAAWSYFKATAPVIKKTLPQREITMVETMTAAAADTRTRVTAMGTVTAAREVTLKAQVSGVVQAVSEHFLPGSLVQKGEILVRLDPADYKISVQKARSALADDTAALAIEQGSQTIAREELRLLTEVSPDRVDETDLALRKPQLAQARAKVASARADLDQALLNLNRTTVVAPFNAMIIERSVNEGAYVGTQESLVTLVGTDEFWVEAMVPLDQLPYIDRAYPGGCPVTIFSQTGAGSREGRVIQVAGKVNDSGRVATVIVAVKEPLDTSVHPGAAPLMLDDYVRVTITGRALSGVVALPRAALQDDDTLWINQDNALDIRRVSLAWKDREAVYIASGVSPGEQVVTSGLAAPVQGMPLKTKNDQPATPETPEKRPEPDGDPK; encoded by the coding sequence ATGCCTGACAATATCCAACGAGAACTCACTTTTCCCGGCAAAGTGTTCCGGGCGCTGTTGCCCCTGCTGCTGATACTGGTCGGCGGAGCCGCCTGGTCCTACTTCAAGGCCACAGCCCCGGTCATTAAAAAAACCCTGCCCCAGCGGGAGATCACCATGGTGGAGACCATGACCGCAGCCGCTGCCGATACCCGGACCCGGGTGACGGCCATGGGTACGGTGACAGCAGCCAGGGAGGTGACGCTCAAGGCACAGGTCTCCGGCGTGGTCCAGGCAGTTTCAGAACATTTTCTGCCCGGCAGCCTGGTACAAAAAGGGGAGATCCTGGTGCGCCTGGATCCGGCCGATTACAAGATCAGTGTCCAGAAAGCCAGATCCGCCCTGGCTGACGACACGGCTGCACTGGCCATTGAACAGGGCAGCCAGACCATTGCCAGAGAAGAGCTGCGGCTGCTTACAGAAGTTTCACCGGACAGGGTGGACGAGACCGATCTGGCCCTGCGCAAACCCCAGCTGGCCCAGGCCCGGGCCAAGGTGGCTTCGGCCAGGGCGGACCTGGACCAGGCCCTGCTCAACCTGAACAGAACCACTGTCGTTGCCCCTTTCAACGCCATGATCATTGAGCGTTCCGTCAACGAAGGTGCTTATGTGGGAACCCAGGAAAGCCTGGTGACCCTGGTGGGGACGGACGAATTCTGGGTGGAGGCCATGGTGCCCCTGGACCAGCTTCCCTATATCGACAGAGCGTATCCCGGCGGATGCCCGGTCACCATCTTTTCCCAGACCGGTGCAGGATCCCGGGAGGGACGGGTGATTCAGGTGGCCGGCAAGGTGAACGATTCCGGACGTGTGGCCACGGTGATCGTGGCGGTGAAAGAGCCCCTGGACACATCGGTCCACCCTGGGGCCGCGCCCCTGATGCTGGATGACTACGTCCGGGTCACCATTACCGGGCGGGCCCTGTCCGGGGTGGTGGCCCTGCCCAGAGCAGCCCTTCAGGATGATGATACCCTGTGGATCAACCAGGACAATGCCCTGGATATCCGCAGGGTGTCTCTGGCCTGGAAGGACAGGGAAGCGGTTTACATCGCCTCGGGGGTGTCTCCGGGAGAGCAGGTGGTCACCTCGGGCCTGGCCGCCCCGGTGCAGGGCATGCCCCTGAAAACCAAAAATGATCAGCCTGCAACACCTGAGACCCCTGAAAAAAGGCCTGAACCCGACGGAGACCCGAAATGA
- a CDS encoding methyltransferase → MNQNHPPSMDPLFDIMLGPVKMAVLEAALELEIADVLEDEMDKEGLAKALHIETDPAGLGFFLNGMTAMGFLKKQAGKYRNTDFASCYLDSKSPLCMKRFVDQMKAMQHKNLGWITQIVRTGPPEIEKTEHLDSEAKWENAVAHLAAYQRAGMARIAADLVQALPEFSPAKKLLDLGGGPGLMGAEMVKRHPELHGVLLDQPAIIRLAEKELKEAGILDRISFIAGDYNEVDFGDGYDIVWASHNLYYVRDRADFFARLKAAMTHGGVLLCLHEGLTHERTQPQSIVLSRLSLALEGQDVSFEKGEISVLLENAGFASVESRCMDLGIGPCELVIARKGVQ, encoded by the coding sequence ATGAATCAAAATCACCCCCCTTCCATGGACCCTTTATTTGACATCATGCTGGGTCCTGTCAAGATGGCTGTTTTGGAAGCGGCCCTGGAACTTGAAATTGCCGACGTCCTGGAAGATGAAATGGACAAAGAGGGCCTGGCCAAGGCCCTTCACATTGAAACAGACCCCGCCGGACTGGGTTTTTTCCTGAACGGCATGACAGCCATGGGCTTTCTGAAAAAGCAGGCGGGAAAATACCGCAATACCGATTTTGCATCCTGCTATCTGGATTCAAAAAGTCCGCTCTGCATGAAGCGGTTCGTGGACCAGATGAAGGCCATGCAGCACAAAAACCTGGGATGGATCACCCAAATTGTCAGAACTGGGCCGCCGGAAATTGAAAAAACTGAACACCTGGACAGCGAAGCCAAATGGGAAAATGCTGTGGCCCATCTGGCCGCTTACCAGCGGGCAGGGATGGCCCGTATTGCCGCAGACCTGGTCCAGGCCCTGCCCGAGTTCTCCCCTGCCAAAAAGCTGCTGGACCTTGGCGGAGGACCGGGACTCATGGGTGCGGAAATGGTGAAACGGCATCCGGAACTTCACGGGGTGCTGCTGGATCAACCCGCCATCATCCGCCTGGCGGAAAAAGAGCTTAAGGAAGCGGGTATCCTCGACCGGATTTCCTTCATTGCCGGGGATTATAACGAGGTGGATTTCGGAGACGGATACGATATTGTCTGGGCCAGCCACAACCTTTATTATGTCCGGGACAGGGCTGATTTTTTTGCACGGCTCAAGGCGGCCATGACCCATGGCGGGGTGCTCCTCTGTCTCCACGAGGGGTTGACCCATGAACGGACACAGCCGCAGTCCATCGTTCTGTCGCGGCTTTCCCTGGCACTGGAAGGCCAGGATGTCTCTTTTGAAAAAGGCGAAATCTCCGTGCTTCTAGAAAATGCCGGATTTGCATCGGTGGAGAGCCGGTGCATGGATCTTGGTATCGGCCCATGCGAACTGGTCATTGCCAGGAAAGGAGTGCAATGA
- a CDS encoding ABC transporter ATP-binding protein: protein MTRPVLIFDDVAMAYGDKSLFCHLYLEVLPGQIIGIQGPSGSGKSTLLKMAAGLLHPKAGSVTVNAEIIGYVFQEPRLLPWYTAQENICLVLEAKGFTKKKALETAAEFLFKMNLDPFRHHYPKELSGGMNQRVSIARALAVEPDLLLLDEPFTGLDPSLKMQVKEQIRSIVDATHAAVLHVTHATDELMEMDFHLQFR from the coding sequence ATGACCCGCCCGGTACTCATTTTTGACGATGTCGCCATGGCCTATGGGGACAAAAGCCTGTTCTGCCACCTGTATTTAGAGGTTCTTCCGGGACAGATCATCGGCATCCAGGGCCCCAGCGGATCAGGAAAATCAACCCTGCTGAAAATGGCCGCAGGCCTGTTGCACCCCAAAGCAGGCAGTGTTACCGTCAATGCAGAAATCATCGGATATGTTTTCCAGGAACCCAGGTTGCTGCCCTGGTACACGGCACAGGAAAATATCTGCCTGGTTCTGGAGGCAAAGGGATTCACCAAAAAAAAAGCCCTGGAAACCGCTGCTGAATTTCTCTTTAAAATGAATCTTGACCCGTTCAGGCACCACTATCCAAAAGAGTTGTCCGGAGGCATGAACCAAAGGGTTTCCATTGCCAGAGCACTGGCCGTAGAACCGGATCTTCTGCTTCTGGACGAACCTTTTACCGGACTGGACCCATCCCTGAAAATGCAGGTCAAAGAACAGATTCGTTCCATTGTGGATGCAACCCATGCAGCCGTACTCCACGTCACCCATGCAACGGATGAACTCATGGAGATGGACTTTCATCTTCAGTTCAGGTAA
- a CDS encoding TonB-dependent receptor, whose product MWGNGKKTLATLLSAIMIAGTILQTSAGAGENIKNKQRKVALDDVMVTAEKQEMQDKDIAGSISVVDSLVLDEHNIRTTEEMTRVVPNLFFKTATSGDAFVSRGISTIDTSLYSPMGFYINDVAYPLSYMQAQALFDIERIEVLRGPRSTLYGKNSSSGVINMVSTPQGNTARAHVLLEAGAYNTFTTGAMIGGPILEDTLFYTFSALRRVTDGYMENQFLGTDEASDDQRFSGQASLRYTPNSDLDITLTLDGSDQDKGLDDLRYLDGASATHPYKVLNNQVSSSEQKNLGQSMHVKYTFDNLDLVSVTSHQDFDRNHIMDSDRTSSPLGVSCIDLDRESWAQEFRLSSSSGGFFSSWLLGAYASNENIDHDWELKHAMPALANRRLSESDADGIALFGQASRPLTQRLTATAGLRVDHSSASGSQAYTRSTGTTLYAEDLSDTELLPMASLSWEFTPSTTGYLTFSTGWMAGGYDYYSATSRENFAYGPEYTRNYEAGIKTSFFNNRIRANLSVFHTDIDDKQIREEVLGGGIGAWKITNAAGAHTQGVELEVKALPAHNIEIFAGLGYAKAEIDEWIGTLDGAAMNYSGYVLPWAPDLTANAGISYTHDSGWYGTAGIFLAGEQYFDAANTLKDEGYALVNLKAGYRWDRYDISIWCKNLFDEKYAQKKVKTQGNTLVEDGEPMTLGVTLNWRW is encoded by the coding sequence ATGTGGGGTAACGGGAAAAAAACGCTGGCCACATTGTTGTCCGCAATCATGATTGCAGGAACGATTCTGCAGACGTCGGCAGGTGCGGGAGAAAATATAAAAAACAAACAGCGCAAGGTGGCGCTTGACGACGTGATGGTGACTGCAGAGAAACAGGAGATGCAGGACAAAGACATTGCCGGCAGCATCAGCGTGGTGGACAGTCTGGTCCTGGATGAGCATAATATCCGGACCACCGAGGAGATGACCCGGGTGGTGCCCAACCTTTTTTTTAAAACCGCAACATCCGGGGATGCTTTTGTCAGCAGGGGCATTTCCACCATTGACACATCCCTGTATTCGCCCATGGGGTTCTATATCAATGATGTGGCCTATCCCTTAAGTTATATGCAGGCCCAGGCCCTGTTCGATATCGAACGGATCGAGGTGCTCAGGGGTCCCCGGTCCACCCTTTACGGGAAAAACAGCTCATCCGGCGTAATCAATATGGTATCCACCCCCCAGGGCAATACCGCAAGGGCTCACGTGCTGCTGGAGGCAGGCGCTTACAACACGTTTACCACAGGGGCAATGATCGGCGGTCCCATCCTGGAAGACACTCTGTTTTATACGTTCTCCGCATTGAGGCGGGTAACGGACGGATATATGGAAAATCAGTTCCTTGGCACGGATGAGGCCTCCGACGACCAGCGGTTCAGCGGCCAGGCAAGCCTGAGATATACGCCTAATTCAGATCTGGATATTACCCTGACCCTGGACGGATCAGACCAGGACAAGGGTCTTGATGATCTGAGATACCTGGACGGGGCCTCTGCAACACACCCGTACAAGGTCTTAAACAACCAGGTATCCTCATCGGAACAGAAGAACCTGGGCCAGTCCATGCATGTGAAGTACACCTTCGACAACCTGGATCTTGTTTCGGTAACCTCCCACCAGGATTTTGACAGAAATCATATCATGGATTCGGACCGGACTTCTTCTCCTCTGGGCGTATCCTGCATTGACCTGGACCGGGAATCCTGGGCCCAGGAGTTCCGCCTTTCTTCATCATCGGGCGGGTTTTTCTCCTCCTGGCTGCTGGGGGCTTATGCTTCAAATGAGAACATCGATCATGACTGGGAACTGAAACATGCCATGCCCGCCCTTGCCAACCGGAGATTGTCGGAATCGGATGCGGACGGCATAGCCCTGTTCGGCCAGGCCTCCAGGCCCCTGACCCAAAGACTTACAGCCACGGCAGGACTGCGGGTGGACCATTCTTCCGCATCCGGCTCCCAGGCCTACACCCGGAGTACCGGGACCACCCTGTATGCAGAAGATCTTTCAGATACCGAACTTCTGCCCATGGCCTCACTGTCCTGGGAATTCACCCCTTCCACCACAGGGTACCTGACTTTTTCCACAGGCTGGATGGCTGGCGGATACGATTATTACTCCGCCACCTCCCGGGAAAATTTCGCCTATGGGCCGGAATATACCAGAAACTACGAGGCCGGGATCAAGACCTCCTTTTTCAATAACCGCATCAGGGCGAATCTTTCGGTCTTTCACACGGATATCGACGACAAACAGATCAGAGAAGAAGTTCTCGGCGGCGGCATCGGGGCCTGGAAGATCACCAATGCCGCAGGTGCGCACACCCAAGGTGTGGAACTGGAAGTCAAGGCCCTGCCGGCACACAATATCGAAATCTTTGCAGGGCTTGGATACGCCAAGGCGGAAATCGACGAGTGGATAGGGACACTGGACGGGGCCGCCATGAATTACAGCGGATATGTTCTGCCCTGGGCACCGGATTTGACGGCAAACGCAGGGATTTCCTATACCCACGACAGCGGCTGGTACGGTACGGCCGGCATCTTCCTTGCCGGGGAACAATACTTTGATGCGGCCAATACCCTGAAGGACGAAGGCTATGCCCTGGTCAACCTCAAGGCTGGCTACAGGTGGGATCGCTATGATATTTCCATCTGGTGCAAGAACCTGTTTGATGAAAAATATGCCCAGAAAAAGGTAAAAACCCAGGGAAACACCCTGGTGGAAGACGGAGAGCCCATGACATTGGGCGTAACACTGAACTGGAGATGGTAA